ACAAAATAATCAACTTCAAGTAATTCAAATAATAGTATCTCCGCCATACCAAAAGCACAAAAGCAATAATTATTACCATCTGTTAGCCTGTAAGGGATAAACCTTTTGCTTCCGTAAGTTTTCCATTTAATTACACTCTCTTTATTCCTTAAATATTTATCTTCCGCTATTTTTGTAATCTTTTCATAATAGTGCCTAAAAATAAGGCTAATAAGCTCATTATTATCATAAAGTTCTATTACAATACTATCGTGTAGCATTGAATATAAAAGTCTTATATTTCCACTTTCAAATTTTTCTTTATATAGCTTTAATCTTTCATACTCTTTTAAAGGCAGTAAATCATTAGTAAATAATTTATCAATAAGCCCAAATTTTGGATAAAATACTGAAAAATAATTTTCCCACACATACTCATTTTGTTTTAGCTTTTCAAAATCCCATTTCTTTTCTTGATACACTTTTGGCTTAACTTTTGGCTTGAATGTTTTGTATTTACTTGGGTCTGGTAATTTCATTGATTGACCTTTACCTCATATAATTTTTCAATATATTCAACTGCTTCCTTGAAACTCATTTGATGATATTGTTGGAGCAAGTCAAAAATATCTCCACCCCAGCCACTCTCAAAATCTTTAATTAATCCATCTTTTCTAACTCTAACGCTTGGAGTTCTCTCTGGTCTTATTGATGTAAAACCTCTTTTATCAAACTCATAACCTAAAAACTGCATAATTCTTATAACTTCCTCGCCTGTTAAAAAGGTAGCTTTTAAATAGTTAGCTCTATCTCCTAACTTCATTTTTAACCCCTTTTAGATACAATTTCATTACATCTAATACCTAAATACCTACAAGCCTTTTTAATCGCTTCTGCTTCGTTTTTAGCTTTTAATACGATAGCTTTAAATCCTGCTTCTATTTGATAAATTCCTGAATTTATTTTGATAACTTTAATTTCCATAATAGAGCCTTTAAAAAGAAGTGGCTTTATTTATAAACTCAATATATTTGTAGACATCTTCTTTTTTAATGCTATCTCTAATAACATTTCCATCACTTAATGGGTCATAAAAATAACTCCTATATACTCCACCTAAATGATTGTAATCCTCTCTTAATGTTTCTCTTAAACTAATTAAGTCATACCCGCTAAATAGATGATAATCATCACTAAAACTTGCATATTCATCTTTCATTGAGATTAATGATAAAATCATTACTGCTTCAAGAAAGTATAAATCATTATCAATTAGTTTATATTCAAGGTCATATTCTTGTAGATGTATAATTCCACTTCTTCCATCTGCTTTTATAAGTTCTACTTCTGTATAGTTATTGATAATTTCAATTAAATTTGATAATTTTTCACTTAATCTAATTGTTTTCATTTTTTCTCTCCTTATAAACTTACTACGATTTGAATTTTTCCATTTATTAGCCAAATAGCAACTTCATCACTGCAACCTTTTTGGTGTGTAATCCACTCTTTACCTGTAAATTCAAGCACTGATATATCTTCAAACTTCACTTTGTGGTCTTTTATTACTGATGTAACTCTTAAATCTTTTTTTAGTTTATCTAACTTCATTTTTGAGCCTTTAAAAGAGAATAACTTGCTTCAATTAGTTCATTAGTTCTTGGTGCAATATCTCCAAGCAATTTATCAACTAATACCTGAATTGCTAAATAATCCCTTTTAGAAATATCTCCATTGCTGTATAACTCACTGCTAACCATTTGCAATAACATACCTACACCCTCAATATCTCTAACTATGTATTCACTATCTAAAATTATGCTTCTTGTGTTTTTCATTGTTTTGCTCCTTGTTGTTCTATAATATAGAATTATTACTCTAAAATTATAGAATAAATAGAATTGTAAAGTCAAATTAAAAATTTCTATTTATAGAATTTTTTTGATAAAATTTTCTATAAAACATATTAAAGGCACTTAAATGAATTATGATGAGTTCAAGCAAATGCTTAAAAAATGTGACCTCACTATTAAAGAGTTTGCTAATATTTGTGGTATTCATAACACAACTATTTCTACAACTTGGAAATCTAAAAATGAAGTTCCTAAATGGGTTGAAACTTGGCTTGATAACTACATAAAAGCTAAAACTCTTGATAATGTAAAAGATGTTATTTGTAAAGGTGTTAATGATGAATAAATTAGAGATATTAAAATTTGAATATTCAATTATAAAAGATAAGTTAATACTATGGTCTGCTGGGTTAAGTGGTAGTTTTTTCTCTTTTTTTAAACTTGATAATAAAATAGCTGATACAATATTAATAATAACTTTCTCTATTTCTTTATATGGCTTCTTGTTTAATTTACATAAAGCTGGTAAAATACAAAAAGAAATTGAAAAATTAAAGGATAAAAATGGATAAGATTTTATTAGTGATTTTTGTTGTGTCTGTTGGCTTATATTTAGCTGATATGATTTTTCATCTTGGTATCTTTGATAAACTTGAAAAACTTCTTGAAAAATAGTTTTATTTGCTTCTCTTTTAGCTTCTAATCGATTTTTTTAGTTTTTAGTATAATTACATTGCCTTTCATCTTTTAGCCTTTAAAGAGGAATTCTCAAAAGAATTTGAGTTAAAATATTTAGCCAGACTGATGGGGTTATAGCTGGTATTTTTAGCCTCATCTTTTCCCTTTTAATGGCTGATTTAGATATGCTGATATAATTGATTTTAGCTCTTGCATTTTTTTAATACTTTTTGGAGTTCTAACTAATTCATATAAATCACATCTTAATCCATCAACTCTAACATTAACAATATTTTCATAACCGATAAACTTTCTAATATGAGCTATTGCATTCGTAATTTTTGAAACTCCACAATTATTATTAACCTGATTTACCATTTCGCCATTGAGTAATTTTTCAATTAAACATAAAACTTCTTTTGTTTTTAAATACTTCCAATCAAGCGGTGTGTCTGGGTATTTCGGTTTTGGTAAATATCTTTTAATGATTTTCATCTTTT
This Caminibacter mediatlanticus TB-2 DNA region includes the following protein-coding sequences:
- a CDS encoding CHC2 zinc finger domain-containing protein — protein: MKLGDRANYLKATFLTGEEVIRIMQFLGYEFDKRGFTSIRPERTPSVRVRKDGLIKDFESGWGGDIFDLLQQYHQMSFKEAVEYIEKLYEVKVNQ
- a CDS encoding XRE family transcriptional regulator, whose translation is MNYDEFKQMLKKCDLTIKEFANICGIHNTTISTTWKSKNEVPKWVETWLDNYIKAKTLDNVKDVICKGVNDE